The Halostagnicola kamekurae sequence TTCAGTGGCGACTATCGTCGATACCTGCGTTAGTTCACGGTTCGAGGGAGGTCCCGCGATCTTCGAACGCCGGACGATAGAGAACGAACTGACGGCGCAGTCAGTCGTTTTCGGCGTGTTCAACCGACGACTCCTCGCCGACTTCGACCTCCGATAATACGTCCGAGTCGAATCGGTGCGTCCCGGTCGGCGGCAAGTTCACGTCTGCTGCCGCCGATGCCTCGAGATCCGTGTTTCGCTCGAGATCTTTCATGTCGCCGTCCTCCCTGGCATCCTGGTCGATCCGCATCGAACAGAAGTCGACCCCGCACATCGAGCAGAAGCGGGCCTCCTTGTAGTTGTCTTCGGGCAAAGTCTGGTCGTGGGCCGATTGGGCTCGTTCGGGATCAAGCGCGAGCGAGAACTGCTCGCGCCAGTCGAAGGCGTATCGCGCTTCCGAGAGGGCGTCGTCCCAGTCTCGAGCGCCCGGTCGGTCGTTTCCGACGTCGCCGGCGTGGGCGGCGATCCGGTAGGCCGCGAGTCCGTCGCGGACGTCGGCTTCGTCGGGTAATCCGAGGTGTTCTTTCGGGGTGACATAACAGAGCATCGCCGCGCCCTCCTTGGCGGCCATCGCCGCCCCGATCGCGCTCGTGATGTGGTCGTAGCCCGGCGCGATGTCGGTCACCAGCGGTCCGAGGACGTAAAACGGCGCGCCGTCGCAGACCTCCTGCTGGCGCTCGACGTTCTCCGCGATCTTGTCCATCGGGACGTGTCCCGGTCCTTCGACCATCACCTGCACGCCGCGGTCCCAGGCGCGTCGGGTCAACTCACCAAGCGTATCGAGTTCGGCGTACTGGGCCTCGTCGCATGCGTCCGCGATGCTTCCCGGCCGAAGGCTGTCGCCGAGACTGAAGGTCACGTTGTGCTCGAGGAAGACCTCGCAAATCTCGTCATAGACCTGAAAGAGCGGGTTCTGCTCGCCGTGGGTTTCCATCCACTTCGCCATGATCGACCCGCCGCGGGAGACGATACCCGTTTTTCGTCCCTCCGTCAGCGGCAGGTGCTCGGCGAGGATACCGGCGTGAATCGTCATGTAGTCGACGCCCTGTGCAGCCTGCTTTTCGATCACCTCGAGTAGCAGGTCCGTCGTCAGCTCCTCGGGACTACCGGCGCGTTTGACCGCCTCGTACAGCGGCACCGTCCCGATCGGTACCGGCGAGTGTTCGACGTTCGCCTCGCGGATGCGATCGAGGTCGGAACCGGTGCCGAGATCCATCACCGTATCCGCGCCGTGGTGGACCGCCGTGTGAAGCTTCTCGAGTTCCTCCTCGAGATCGCTCGTCGTCTCGCTGTTGCCGATGTTCGCGTTGACCTTCGTCGAGAACTCGCGTCCGATGATCATCGGATCGAGCGTTTCGTGGTTCGTGTTCGCCGGGATCACCGCCTGTCCCTCGGCGACCTGCTCGCGAACGAACTCCGGGTCGCGGTTCTCTCGCTCGGCGATGCGTCTCATTTCGGGCGTTATCGTTCCATCGCGGGCTCTCTGAAGCTGGGTCGTCGGCATCGATAACTAGATTATATTACTAGGTTATAAAATTGCTGTGGTGATGCTCGAGAGAGAGAGAGAGAGACGCAAATCAGTCGACTAATACCTGTTTGCCCATTCTCGCTGTCCTGAGACTGCTTGGTGGATATATCACTCCGATAGCGTTCACTCTCGAGAAACCAATCAGAACGCGAGCGCCTCCGAGGCCACCTCACTTTCGGACAACCCTGAATTGCGGCCCTGACGCTTCACGAACGACGGATGAGTCCGCCTTGCAATCGAACGTCGAGGCTCATGTCCTTCTCGGAGGGAACCGCCACGGTCGTCGTTACCTCCCCTCGAATGGCCTCGTTCGTGACTTCTTCTCGGTCCTCGAGCGAGAACGTCTGCCGTTCGTCGTTCACCTCGAGCCAGTACTCGCCACTCTCGGCCGCGAGGACGGTGACCGTGACTTCGACGGGCTCGCCGGCGCGCGGTTTTTCGTCGAACGTGATCGCGGTGGGCTCGAGGCCGCCGTCGACGAACTCGAACTCGAGGGTTCGATCGAACGTGGTCGTGTAAATCGGGATCTCTTCGTCCACGAGGTCGGCTTCGTCGTCGCCGCGGCCGCTCTCGCCGCCCGATGCCGGCTCCTCGGTAAGCACCTCGACGCCGAGTTCGGCCTCGACGTTTGCGATCTTGTTCAGGATCGTCCGCTCCGCGGAGCCGCCGAAGAGCAACCCGACGAGTTCGCCGCTATCGTCGGCGAAGACCGGCGATCCGCTGTCGCCACCTTCGGACATGTACCCCGCGACGAGCTGATCTCGGAACAGGACCGGGCCGTGCTCGGGGCCGAAGTTCACCCGAACGCTCGCGCTCGTCGCCTCGAGGTCGGCGCTCGTCACGCCCGTCGTCCGGCCGCTCTTGATCACCGTCTCGCCCCGGAGTTCGTCGTAGTTCTCGCGCCGGATATCGGTGGGCCACGACTCCTCGAGCCCGAACGCGGTCCTCGATTCGTCCTCGGGGCGAACGGACCGCGCGGCCACGTCGACGAGAGCGCCGTCGCCGATTTCGACGTAGCCGAGCAGTTCGCCGACCTCGTCTTCACCGGACTGGCCGCCGTCCTGGGGCGAGGGCTGGAGGATCGGTTCGCCCAGTTGCGCGGCGTTCGAGCGTGCGTAGACGTGATTGTTCGACAGCCGGACGAGGTCGCCGGGTTCGGCGCGGTCGCTCCAGATCGCCGCCGACGGGTCCTCGAGACGCGCCGGATACGGACCGGCCGTGGCCGCCGACGATTCGGCGTTGATCTCGCTGACGCCGGCATGTACCGGTCGATGTCTGTCCTGTCTGTTCTCGGCGGCCTCGGGCTTTGGCTCGAGAACCGACAGCGCGTCGAAGCCGGTCCTGGTCTCACCGTATCCGCAGTCGACGATTTCGATGTCGATGTCGACCCCGTCGGAATCGCGCACGCGGGTTTTTACGTCGTCTTTCGGGTCGAGGTCCTCGGGCGGAACCTTCTGTGACACGAAAACTGTTACGCTGTCCGCCTGCTCGTCGTACTCGACGCCGATCACGTTCTCGCACTCGAGGAGGTACTCGTAGTCCTGGGTCGTTGTCATGGTATGGAGTCACGCTCTGCAATAACCAATGGCTAGTTCCGAGAGAATATAGTTGTTTGGTGACTTTAAATGGGTTCAATCAACGACGGGAGCTCGAGTGGGAATCTGCCGGTTCGATCGGCACGCCAGCCATTTCACCTCACTTAAGGGGGCGCGCTTCGTCTCACCGGCCAGGAGGAGTCAAGAGAATGTCCGACTTGCCGGACGACTTCAAGTGTACAGTGACGAACTGGGACTACATCTACAGTCTGTGTCGAGACGTCAGCGAGGACGTTCGAAACGACGAGTTCGAACCCGACGTCATCGTCGCGCTCGCCCGGGGCGGCTGGTTCGCCGGCCGATGTGTCTGTGACTTTTTGGGACTGGACGACCTGACGAGCCTGAAGATGGAACACTACGTCGGCACCGCCGAGAAAAGCGGCGAGCCGACGGTCCGATATCCGATGCCCGAAGGCAGCGTCGAAGGCAAGGACGTTCTCATCATCGACGACATCGCCGACACCGGCGGCTCGATCAAGCGAGCCCAGGAGTACGTCACCGACCGCGACGCGGATACCGTCCGGACCGCGACCCTCCAGTTGCTCGGCACCAGCGAGTTCGACCCCGACTACGTCGGCGAGCGACTCGAGGAGTGGACCTGGGTCGTCTACCCGTGGAACTTCATCGAGGACATGATCGATCTGATCACGAGCGCGATGGAGAAAGGCGAGCAGGAGTCCTACGACAAAGCGGACATTCGACACTACCTCAACCACGTTCACGACGTCGAACGCATCGAGATGGAGATCGCCCAGCCCAACCGCCTGACCGAGGTCCTGACCGAGATGGAGCGTCGGGACCTCCTCGAGATGACCGCGTCGGGCGAGTGGCAGGTACGTCCTGACAACTAAACGGTTGACATCCTCCTCGC is a genomic window containing:
- a CDS encoding phosphoribosyltransferase, which produces MSDLPDDFKCTVTNWDYIYSLCRDVSEDVRNDEFEPDVIVALARGGWFAGRCVCDFLGLDDLTSLKMEHYVGTAEKSGEPTVRYPMPEGSVEGKDVLIIDDIADTGGSIKRAQEYVTDRDADTVRTATLQLLGTSEFDPDYVGERLEEWTWVVYPWNFIEDMIDLITSAMEKGEQESYDKADIRHYLNHVHDVERIEMEIAQPNRLTEVLTEMERRDLLEMTASGEWQVRPDN
- the thiC gene encoding phosphomethylpyrimidine synthase ThiC, translated to MPTTQLQRARDGTITPEMRRIAERENRDPEFVREQVAEGQAVIPANTNHETLDPMIIGREFSTKVNANIGNSETTSDLEEELEKLHTAVHHGADTVMDLGTGSDLDRIREANVEHSPVPIGTVPLYEAVKRAGSPEELTTDLLLEVIEKQAAQGVDYMTIHAGILAEHLPLTEGRKTGIVSRGGSIMAKWMETHGEQNPLFQVYDEICEVFLEHNVTFSLGDSLRPGSIADACDEAQYAELDTLGELTRRAWDRGVQVMVEGPGHVPMDKIAENVERQQEVCDGAPFYVLGPLVTDIAPGYDHITSAIGAAMAAKEGAAMLCYVTPKEHLGLPDEADVRDGLAAYRIAAHAGDVGNDRPGARDWDDALSEARYAFDWREQFSLALDPERAQSAHDQTLPEDNYKEARFCSMCGVDFCSMRIDQDAREDGDMKDLERNTDLEASAAADVNLPPTGTHRFDSDVLSEVEVGEESSVEHAEND